A genomic region of Magnolia sinica isolate HGM2019 chromosome 6, MsV1, whole genome shotgun sequence contains the following coding sequences:
- the LOC131248487 gene encoding ethylene-responsive transcription factor ERF027-like codes for MADSPSHVRQGDQLPTAPPANMRHGNQQSSSLFSHTSQTPLLEQPPHRAAATTSAGAGKHPVYRGIRCRSGKWVSEIREPRKTTRIWLGTFPTAEMAAAAYDVAALALKGSSAILNFPDSVHLYQLPASASPSDIRAAAVAAAAARLPMPETGREPISGQVGNDGTSAAGPFDSGTEFVDEEALFNMPKLLVNMAEGLLLSPPRINSPESDDSPENSDGESLWSYD; via the coding sequence ATGGCAGACTCACCTTCCCACGTGCGACAAGGTGACCAACTACCAACGGCCCCACCTGCTAACATGCGCCATGGAAACCAACAAAGTTCCTCCCTCTTTAGTCACACGAGCCAAACTCCATTACTTGAACAACCACCACACCGGGCGGCGGCTACCACTTCCGCCGGTGCCGGCAAACACCCAGTATACCGTGGCATTCGCTGCCGCAGTGGCAAGTGGGTGTCGGAGATCCGGGAGCCACGTAAGACTACACGTATCTGGCTCGGCACATTTCCGACGGCTGAGATGGCAGCGGCGGCCTATGACGTGGCTGCGCTGGCCCTCAAGGGCTCCAGTGCAATTCTCAATTTCCCAGATTCCGTCCATTTGTACCAACTCCCGGCGTCTGCCTCTCCGTCAGATATCCGTGCTGCGGCTGTGGCTGCAGCAGCTGCAAGACTCCCGATGCCGGAAACTGGCAGGGAGCCAATTTCCGGGCAGGTGGGAAATGACGGCACATCTGCTGCTGGCCCTTTTGATTCGGGAACAGAATTCGTGGATGAGGAGGCGCTGTTTAACATGCCGAAGCTGCTGGTGAACATGGCGGAGGGCTTGCTTCTCAGCCCCCCGAGGATAAATTCGCCGGAATCAGACGATTCGCCGGAAAATTCAGATGGAGAAAGCCTATGGAGCTATGATTAA